AGGGCCTCGAATTCATCCGCGAGGCCGGCCAGATCCTGCGCGAGGCGAACCTGCCCTCGCTCGACTATCGCGGCTTCGTCGAGGGCGACGATATCGGCAAGGGCGTCACCGACGTCATCGTCACCGAGGGCTTCACCGGCAATATCGCGCTGAAGACCGGCGAGGGCACCGCCAAGCAGATCGGCGAGTATCTGCGCTCCGCCATGTCGCGCACCTGGCGCGCCCGGCTCGGCTATCTCCTCGCCCGCAACGCCTTCGCGACGCTGCGCGAGAAGATGGACCCCCGCAAGAGCAACGGCGCGGTCTTCCTTGGCCTCAACGGCATCGTCATCAAGAGCCATGGCGGCACCGACGCGCTCGGCTTCGCCAGTGCCGTCGACCTCGCCTATGACATGGCGCGCTACGATCTCCAGGCGAAGATCCGCTCCATGCTCGAAGCCTATCACGCCCTGCGTCCGGTGCCGCCGGCCGCTCCTGTCGAGGCCGCATCGTGACCCTGCGCACCGTGGTGCGCGGCGTGGGCAGCTATCTGCCCGCCCGCGTGATGACCAATGCCGAACTCTCAACCCTCGTCGACACCTCCGACGAGTGGATCGTCCAGCGCTCGGGCATCCGCGAGCGGCACATTGCCGCGGAGGGCGAAACGACCTCCGATCTCGGCCTCGCCGCCGCCCGCAATGCGCTGGCCGCCGCCGGCATGGACGCACAGGACATCGACCTCATCGTCCTCGCCACCTCGACGCCCGACCGCACCTTCCCGGCGAGCGCCACGACGATCCAGGACAAGCTCGGCATCCGCCATGGCGCCGCCTTCGACCTGCAGGCCGTCTGCTCCGGCTTCGTCTTCGCCCTGGCCACCACCGACAAGTTCCTGCGGTCGGGGAGCCACAAGCGCGCGCTGGTGATCGGCGCCGAGACCTTCTCGCGCATCCTCGACTGGACCGACCGCACCACCTGCGTGCTGTTCGGCGACGGCGCTGGCGCCGTGGTCGTCGAGGCGCAGGATCAGCCGGACGGGCCCGGCGGACGCGGCATTCTCACCACGCATCTGCGGTCCGACGGCCGCCACAGCTCCAAGCTCTATGTCGATGGCGGCCCCTCGCTGACCCAGACCGTCGGCCACCTGCGCATGGAGGGCCGCGAGGTCTTCAAGCACGCGGTGGGCATGATCACCGACGTCATCAACGACGCCTATGCCGCGACCGGCACCAGCTCGGCGGACCTCGACTGGTTCGTGCCCCACCAGGCCAACAAGCGCATCATCGACGCCTCGGCCGAGAAGCTGAAGATCGCGCCGGAGAAGGTCGTCATCACCGTCGACCGCCACGGCAACACCTCCGCCGCCTCCATCCCGCTCGCCCTCGACGTGGCGGTGCGCGACGGCCGCATCCAGCCCGGTCACCTCGTCATGCTCGAGGCCATGGGCGGCGGCTTCACCTGGGGCTCCGCGCTGGTGCGCTGGTAGGGCCACCGCCGGCGAACAATGGGTTGACCGCTGTCCGGCAACCCCATAATGATAGCAAAATCAGAGTGATAAGGAGCGTCCCCGGCACCTGCTGCCGTAAGGGGTGCCCGATCAGAGGCCGATGCTGGGGGTGAACATGGCGGGCAGGACGGTCACGCGTGCCGATCTGTGCGAGGCGGTCTATCAGAAGGTCGGTCTGTCGCGGACCGAATCCGCCCAACTGGTCGAGCTCGTCCTGCGCGAGATCACCGATTGCCTCGCCGATGGCGAGACGGTGAAGCTCTCCTCGTTCGGCTCCTTCGTCGTCCGGTCCAAGGGGGAGCGCATCGGCCGCAACCCCAAGACCGGCCAGGAAGTGCCCATCGCGCCCCGTCGCGTGATGGTCTTCAAGCCCTCGAACATCCTCAAGGCCAAGATCAACGGCCAGAGCGGCGAAGGCCTGAAGGACTGATACAAGACGCGGCCCGCATTCCCGCGCGGTCGCGATTGCCGGAACGTCACGAAT
This portion of the Phreatobacter oligotrophus genome encodes:
- a CDS encoding beta-ketoacyl-ACP synthase III, with the translated sequence MTLRTVVRGVGSYLPARVMTNAELSTLVDTSDEWIVQRSGIRERHIAAEGETTSDLGLAAARNALAAAGMDAQDIDLIVLATSTPDRTFPASATTIQDKLGIRHGAAFDLQAVCSGFVFALATTDKFLRSGSHKRALVIGAETFSRILDWTDRTTCVLFGDGAGAVVVEAQDQPDGPGGRGILTTHLRSDGRHSSKLYVDGGPSLTQTVGHLRMEGREVFKHAVGMITDVINDAYAATGTSSADLDWFVPHQANKRIIDASAEKLKIAPEKVVITVDRHGNTSAASIPLALDVAVRDGRIQPGHLVMLEAMGGGFTWGSALVRW
- a CDS encoding integration host factor subunit alpha, translated to MAGRTVTRADLCEAVYQKVGLSRTESAQLVELVLREITDCLADGETVKLSSFGSFVVRSKGERIGRNPKTGQEVPIAPRRVMVFKPSNILKAKINGQSGEGLKD